In the Sedimentisphaera cyanobacteriorum genome, TATATGATCAGTCAGGGCTACAAGCCAATGTGCGTACCTCTTCTTATGCGAGAGGAGGCAATGCGCGGCACGGGCTACTTCCCGGGCGCAGAGGAACAGACATATATGCTCGAGCGTGATGAGCTGAGCCTCGCGGGTACGGCGGAGGTTCCGCTAACGGCCTACCGCTCCGGCGAGATACTCTCCGAGGATGAGCTGCCGCTGAAATACTGCGCAATGAGCAGCTGTTTTCGTCGTGAGGCCGGAGCCGCGGGCAAAGACACACACGGGCTCTACCGCATCCATCAGTTCGAGAAGGTTGAGCAGGTGGTAATCTGCAGGAATGATGAGGCTGAAAGCCGCAAATTCCACGATGAAATCCTTGCCAACTCTGAGGGCGTTATGAAAGCCCTCGGCATACCATACCGCGTGGTGAGCGTTTGCACGGGCGATCTGGGCAAAGGGCAGGTTGAGAAGTACGACATTGAAAGCTGGATGCCCTCAAGAAACAGCTACGGCGAAACGCATTCTGCAAGCCGGTTCTACGAATTTCAGGCACGCAGGATGAACCTGAGATACAAGGATTCAAACAAGAAAAACGTATTCTGCCATACGCTGAACAACACCGTAATTGCTTCGCCGAGAGTGCTTATCCCGCTCATGGAGCTCAATCAGAACCCCGACGGCACAATCACAATACCCGAGCCCCTGAGAGCATATATGGGAGGCAGAGAAAAGATAGGCTGATAACACAAACCCTGCGGGGAAGGCTTTGTGAACCGTAAACAGATACAGGCCAATCTGGCATTGGCTGAGGTTTCGCTGGTGCCTGCAGCTGAGCTGGCTGCTCGGAAGACGAGGCTCTGCCCGCTTTTATTCGCTGCAGCCGGTTTTATTCTCGGCATACTCATCTCCGGCGCTGTAATCCTGCCTGCGTATTTTTTGCTTTTTCTGTTTTCGGCTTTGCTGGCTCTGAGCTTTCTCCTGCGGAAAAGGGGAGCTGGCTTCGGCTGGTTTGCGGCGATTTTGTTTATCGCTTCCTCGCTTTTCGGCCTCCAAAGGGCTGCCTGCTTCCGCAGCTTTCCTGAGAATCATATCAATTCGCTTATCACCGAGAAAACCCTCGCGCAGGTTAAGGCGGAATTCGTTAATAATCCAAGCATAAATGAGCAGGGGGATTTTGCATTCTGCACTCTTAATCTGCTCAGTATAGAATCTGCCGCCGGGGAGTTCAGGGATATAAAGGGGCGCTCAAACTGCTATATTTCAATAGTAAACAGTAGAGACAAGCTCCCGAAGGCCGGCGACAAGGCGTTTATGTATGCAGTTTTCAAACCGATTTCCAAGGCGAAAAATCCAGGTCAGTTTGATTATGCCGGTTATCTCCGCTCCAAAGGCATACAGACAAGCTGCAATGTACGCAGCGACGGAATCGAGATTCTCCAGCGGGGCAGGCCATCGCTGTTTGATTCACTTGAGAGAATTGCCGTGCGCACTGTAATGTCCCGGGAGGAGAGTCAGGCTTCAGGGCTGCTTTCTGCCCTTTTGATAGGCAGGCGGGAAAACATCAGCGAGAAAACGTATCAGAATTTCAGAACCACAGGCCTTATGCATCTGCTGAGCCTCTCGGGGATGCATATCGGCATTCTCGCCGGCATCGTATGGCTGCTGGTAAGCCTTACAGGTCTCGGCGCCCGCTGGAAATCGGTTATCACTGCTGCATTTCTCATCATCTATATGATCGTTATACCGTACAGAAGCCCTGCAATGCGGGCAACGCTTATCTGCCTGCTTTATCTCTCAGCCATTGCACTGGGCAGGAGGGCGAACGCCCTGAATATGCTTTCGCTTGCATGCCTCGTTACGCTAGGACTCCGCCCGCTCGAGCTCTACAGCGCCGGCTGGCAGCTCTCTTTTGCGAGCGTTTTATCTATTATCATATTCACCAAACCCTGCAATCTGCTTTTGAACAAGCTTACAGGATTTCGATTTGCAGGCGCTTCGATTGAGATGCCCGCATC is a window encoding:
- the serS gene encoding serine--tRNA ligase; this translates as MIDIKLIRENPEHFKKAAANKKFDVDIDRLVELDELIRKTKTNMQELTAEKNRIGKQIPKLDAGEKQEAIGKLSEIKESEAGYQEKLKELQPEFERLMLLVPQPPDEDVPVGEDDSENVELRVEGALPEFDFEPKDHVELGKALDIIDLERGVKLAGTRNYFLKGDGALLHWAVLRFSLDYMISQGYKPMCVPLLMREEAMRGTGYFPGAEEQTYMLERDELSLAGTAEVPLTAYRSGEILSEDELPLKYCAMSSCFRREAGAAGKDTHGLYRIHQFEKVEQVVICRNDEAESRKFHDEILANSEGVMKALGIPYRVVSVCTGDLGKGQVEKYDIESWMPSRNSYGETHSASRFYEFQARRMNLRYKDSNKKNVFCHTLNNTVIASPRVLIPLMELNQNPDGTITIPEPLRAYMGGREKIG
- a CDS encoding ComEC/Rec2 family competence protein, translated to MNRKQIQANLALAEVSLVPAAELAARKTRLCPLLFAAAGFILGILISGAVILPAYFLLFLFSALLALSFLLRKRGAGFGWFAAILFIASSLFGLQRAACFRSFPENHINSLITEKTLAQVKAEFVNNPSINEQGDFAFCTLNLLSIESAAGEFRDIKGRSNCYISIVNSRDKLPKAGDKAFMYAVFKPISKAKNPGQFDYAGYLRSKGIQTSCNVRSDGIEILQRGRPSLFDSLERIAVRTVMSREESQASGLLSALLIGRRENISEKTYQNFRTTGLMHLLSLSGMHIGILAGIVWLLVSLTGLGARWKSVITAAFLIIYMIVIPYRSPAMRATLICLLYLSAIALGRRANALNMLSLACLVTLGLRPLELYSAGWQLSFASVLSIIIFTKPCNLLLNKLTGFRFAGASIEMPASKRIASWFIKALSVGLAVFAGTFPVIWLHFYAVYPYSALNTILLSPLLALNLAFGLISAIVSAIIPALDFTLSISRQLTGAFAEIVQKLSLLPGSELVFGSPPKYAVGAYYPALGLAAFSLYRSGRKWKFAAGGAGLLAAAVFLFPIAERAIEKPLRLTALSVGAGQAIMLEMPEGETAMLDCGSSTYSRPGKKIVQPFLKYSGKTSLDFICLSHNDSDHYSGVDYLYENINVGRIYSADIISCKAQLEKVPQSCRSGGCRILFWQNKAAAGDNNRSIVQIIQYAGKTIAVTGDVEQESQQWLLEKLKAEKLSPDYLILPHHGLLTTLDLSFPEKLSPEACVASCGELQDFRGVYESDDFPVYKTAQTGAVQIEITSSGETRIQTFCQ